The sequence below is a genomic window from Ensifer adhaerens.
GCGAACTTGTTGACGAAGATGTAATCGCCGACCAGCAGGGTTGGCATCATCGAGCCGGAGGGAATCGTGAAGGGCTGAACAAGGACGGTCCGGATAAGGCCAGCAAGGATCAACGCCTGGATGACAACCTTGACGGTTTCCCAGAAGGAGTTCTCGGGTTTCACTTTTTCAGACACGTTGCTCATTTCCTTGTAGCGCCTTTCTCTGGCGATGTCGTGTCGCCGCGCTGCCGACTTCTCGCGGCATCCCGGCGCAACGGATTGTCTAACCGCTTCTGAACCGGGCGGCAAGCGTCTTGAAAGCAAGCGCTTTCCGGGGATCAGTCGCGTCAGCTTTCCGAGGATTGCGGCAAAGGAAGGGCTTCCAGGATTACAAATGCCTGGGCCAGTGGAAAATCGTCCGTGATCGTCAGGTGGACGACGGCGTAATGACCTTGCGGCGTCATCGCCGCGAGCCGTTCCGCCGCGCCGCCGGTCAGGGCCATGGTCGGCTTTCCGCTCGGGAGGTTGACCACACCCATGTCGCGCCAGAAGACGCCCTGCGCCAACCCCGTCCCGAGCGCCTTGGAACAGGCTTCCTTGGCGGCGAACCGCTTGGCATAGGAGGCGGCGCGCTCCTTGCGCCGGTCCGACTTCGCCCGTTCCACCTCAGTGAAGCAGCGGTGGGTGAAACGGTCGCCGAAACGCGCGATGGATTTTTCCACCCGGCGGATATCGATGAGGTCGCTGCCAATACCGATGATCATGCCCTGCCCCCGCTTTTCGCCTCAGCGCGCATTGAGTCGCGCCTGGCGCCGTGCGCGGAAGATTGTGACTGCCTGAACCATGACAAAATAGCCGACAACGCCGCCGGCAATGCCGAGCGGAACCGAGCCGATAAGAAGCGGCTTGAGGATCGGAGCCCAGAGTTCGCCGAACGAAAGCTTGTGCACGAGTTCATGCAGATGAATGGTGCCCATGGATTTGGCGTTGGTGCCGAGAATCATCTGCCCCGCTTCCCAGGCCGCAGCCCAAATGAAGGGATAGGTAAAAGGATTGCCGATCAGCAGCGTGCAAGCCACCGCGGCGATCATGTTGCCGCCGAACACCCAGGCGAGCGCCGCCGAAAGCGCCATGTGCACACCGACCAGCGGCAGAAATGCCGCGAAGACGCCCATCGCCACTCCAATGCCAATGGCGTGCGGCGTGGCGCGGATACGAACGAATTTCAACAACTGGTAACGCATGGCGCGGCTAAACGTCATTCGCTTGCGCGGCAGGCTCTCGACCGGCTCGAGCGTCATGTCAGTGGATTTGTGTTTCATGGGACCGCATATATGGCTTGCTTATTTCGCACACAATGAAAAGACAAAGGCCTCAAGGAGGGCAAATGGCCGCACATTGCATGCGCCGGCCGCATGAAACATGCGACCGCTACGAGATATATCCCGCTCTCAAGCCCCTCCAGAGCGGTCGCAATCTCGCGCATTCGCACGGCGTCCGCAATCTGTTTTCAGAATAATTCCAATATGAGCGCAAACAAAAAGGGCGCGGAACCCGCACCCTGCATCTTTCGTCTTTCCACGACGGCCGCCTTATGCGCAGCGTGCGCATCAAGGCCAATCCTTCAAGCGTGTCTCAGAACTGACCACGGCGGAAGTCGCCACGATCGATCTGGCGCATGCGAAATTCAAGATCGTAACGATCCTTCGCGCCATTGAGATATGCCATTTCGCGTTCCTGCTCCGTGGGAATGCGGAGCGCACGAGCCACTTTCTTCAGCGAACCGAACATTTTTCCAAGTCCTTCTTGATCAACATCTGTTTACGAGGACCAAGATAATGCTGCATTGCAACATCAACAAGCGCCGGCTTGTCCTATCTGCCATGCGCGCAACGCATGCCGGGATTTTAACGCTTTGTTATCAAAATCTTGGCGACGCAACCCCGGCAATTGGCCAGTATGCCGGACGTGAAGGCAATGCCCGCATGGGCCGGCATTGATCTATTCGAAGAGTCGCTTCACTGTTGCAACGCAGTGAAGCTCCTTCAGCTGGGTAATCAGCTGGTTGAGCTGGCGCAGATCCCAGACTTCGAGCTCCAGTTCCATCTCTGTGAAGTCGGCCGCCACGCGGGTCATGGTCAGGGTCGCGATATTGACATCGGTGGTGGCGACATTCTGGGCGATCGTCGCCAGCGTTCCCGGCTCGTTGATCGCACTGATCATGATGCGGGCGTTGAAACGAGACTTGTTGGCGAGGTCGAGATCCCAGCGCACGTCGATCCAGCGTTCCGGTTCGTCCTCGAACTGCTGCAGACCCGGCGACTGGATCGGATAGATGGCAAGGCTCTTCTCGCCATCGAGAATGCCGACGATGCGATCGCCGGGCACGGCACCGCCGGTGGCAAAGTGCACCTGGATGTCATTGGAAAGTCCGCGGAACGGCATGGCCTCACCGGTCGGCGTCTTCTGCTGGCCTGGCACCTTGAAGATCATGCCCGAGGCCGAGTTCATGGCGAACCAGCCATCGTCGACATTCTGCTTCACGGTGACACGCTCGTCCTGATAGTCGGGATAGACGGCGCGCAAGACGTCGAGCGACGACAACTCCCCTCGCCCGACAGCCGCGATCGCATCCTCGGCCTCCTTGTGGCCCAACCGGAAAAGCGAGGCTTTCAGGACGTCGCGCGAAAAGACCTTGCCGGCGCGGTCGAAGGTGCGCTCCAGAATTCGGTAGCCGAGGCCTGCATATTGTTTGCGAATGGCGAGCCGCGTCGCGCGGCGGATCGCCGAGCGCGCCTTGCCGGTGACAACGATCTCCTCCCAGGCGGCGGGCGGCACCTGCACGCCCGAGCGGATGATCTCGACCTCGTCCCCATTGGCGAGCCGGGTGACGACCGGCATGATGCGACCGTTGATCTTGGCGCCGACACAGGTGTCGCCGACATTGGTGTGAACGGCATAGGCGAAGTCGATGGGCGTTGCGCCGCGCGGCAGCGCGATCAGCTTGCCCTTGGGCGTAAAACAGAAGACCTGGTCCTGGAAGAGTTCGAGCTTGGTGTGCTCGAGGAATTCTTCCGGATTGTCGCCTTCGGAAAGGGCCTCGATGGTTTGGCGGAGCCAGGAATAGGCATTCGATTCGCGCGCAAGCGTGTCATCCGCCTGCCCGCTCTGGCCGTCCTTGTAGATCGAATGAGCGGCAATACCGTACTCGGCGATTTCGTTCATGCGCAGCGTGCGGATCTGCAGTTCGATACGCTGGCGCGACGGGCCGACAATGGTCGTGTGGATCGAGCGGTAATCGTTCTGCTTCGGGGTCGAGATATAGTCCTTGAAGCGGCCGGGCACGACGCGCCAGCGCGTGTGGACGATGCCGAGCGCGCGGTAGCAGGACGGGATGTCCTCCACGAGGATGCGGAAACCGTAAACGTCGGACAGCTGCTCGAAGGAGAGCGACTTTGACTGCATCTTGCGGAAGACCGAATAGGGCTTTTTCTGCCGCCCCTTGACCACGGCCTTGGTAAGACCGTTCTGGGAAAGGAGTTCGGTAAGTTCGCGTTCGATATTCTCGATCAGGCCTTCATTGCTCGCAGAGAGGCCAGCCAGGCGCTTCGTCACCGTGTCCCAGGCTTCGGGATTGAGATGGCGGAAGGCGAGTTCTTCCAGCTCGTCGCGCACGCCCTGCATCCCCATGCGACCGGCCAGCGGCGCATAGATTTCCATCGTCTCTTCCGAGATGCGGCGGCGCTTGTCGTCGCGCATGACGTCGAGCGTGCGCATGTTGTGCAGGCGGTCGGCGAGCTTGACGAGCAGAACGCGCAGGTCATCGGAAATGGCCAGCAGCAGCTTGCGCAGGTTTTCCGCCTGCTTGGCCTTCTGCGAAACGAGTTCGAGTTTCTTGATCTTCGTCAGGCCTTCGACGAGGCGGCCGATATCCTTGCCGAAGATTTCGTCGATCTCGGCGCGCGTCGCGGTCGTGTCCTCGATCGTGTCGTGCAACAGCGCGACGGCGATGGTCGACTCGTCCAGATGCATGTCGGTGAGGATCGCCGCGACTTCCAGCGGATGCGAGAAATAGGGGTCGCCGCTCGCACGCTTCTGAAGCCCATGCTTCTGCATGGCATAGACATAAGCCTTGTTGAGAAGTGCTTCATTGACATCCGGCTTGTATTGCTGAACGCGCTCAA
It includes:
- a CDS encoding holo-[acyl-carrier protein] synthase is translated as MIIGIGSDLIDIRRVEKSIARFGDRFTHRCFTEVERAKSDRRKERAASYAKRFAAKEACSKALGTGLAQGVFWRDMGVVNLPSGKPTMALTGGAAERLAAMTPQGHYAVVHLTITDDFPLAQAFVILEALPLPQSSES
- a CDS encoding guanosine-3',5'-bis(diphosphate) 3'-pyrophosphohydrolase; the encoded protein is MMRQYELVERVQQYKPDVNEALLNKAYVYAMQKHGLQKRASGDPYFSHPLEVAAILTDMHLDESTIAVALLHDTIEDTTATRAEIDEIFGKDIGRLVEGLTKIKKLELVSQKAKQAENLRKLLLAISDDLRVLLVKLADRLHNMRTLDVMRDDKRRRISEETMEIYAPLAGRMGMQGVRDELEELAFRHLNPEAWDTVTKRLAGLSASNEGLIENIERELTELLSQNGLTKAVVKGRQKKPYSVFRKMQSKSLSFEQLSDVYGFRILVEDIPSCYRALGIVHTRWRVVPGRFKDYISTPKQNDYRSIHTTIVGPSRQRIELQIRTLRMNEIAEYGIAAHSIYKDGQSGQADDTLARESNAYSWLRQTIEALSEGDNPEEFLEHTKLELFQDQVFCFTPKGKLIALPRGATPIDFAYAVHTNVGDTCVGAKINGRIMPVVTRLANGDEVEIIRSGVQVPPAAWEEIVVTGKARSAIRRATRLAIRKQYAGLGYRILERTFDRAGKVFSRDVLKASLFRLGHKEAEDAIAAVGRGELSSLDVLRAVYPDYQDERVTVKQNVDDGWFAMNSASGMIFKVPGQQKTPTGEAMPFRGLSNDIQVHFATGGAVPGDRIVGILDGEKSLAIYPIQSPGLQQFEDEPERWIDVRWDLDLANKSRFNARIMISAINEPGTLATIAQNVATTDVNIATLTMTRVAADFTEMELELEVWDLRQLNQLITQLKELHCVATVKRLFE